CCGATGCAAAGCCGACCATCGGCCCATCCATCGAGAACGGCTTCTACTACGACTTCGATCGGAGTACGCCGTTTACGCCTGAAGATCTCGCGCGCATCGAACAGCGCATGCTCGAAATTATCGCAGCAAATTACGAGATGACCGGCCAACGCGTAACGCGCGCGGAAGCAATCGACCGCTTTGCCGACAACCCTTATAAGGTCGAACTCGCGAGCGATATCCCGGAAGGCGAACCGATTACGCTGTACACGATCGGCGCGTTCACCGACCTCTGTCGCGGCGGCCACGCCCACACGACCGGCGAAATCGCCGCCGTCAAACTCATGAGCGTTGCCGGCGCCTACTGGCGCGGCGACGAGCACAACCCGATGCTCCAGCGCATCTACGGCACGGCGTGGAACAGCCGGGCCGAACTCGACGCCTATCTCCAGCAGATCGAAGAAGCGCACAAACGCGACCACCGCAAGCTCGGCGTCGAGCTCGATCTCTTTTCCATCGAAGAAGACGCCGGTGGCGGACTGGTCTTTTGGCATCCCAAGGGAGCGATCGTCCGCGGCATCATCGAGCAATTCATTCGCGAGGGTCTGCGCGAGCGCGGCTACCAACCCGTCGTAACGCCGCACATCGTCAGCGAAAAGCTCTACGAGATCTCGGGACATCTCGAAAACTACGAACAGAATATGTTCGGCGTGCTTGAAGTCGAAGAGCAACGCTTCCGTCTCAAGCCGATGAACTGTCCGGGCCACATCCTGATTTACCGCAGCCATCCGCGCAGCTATCGCGATCTTCCGGTACGCTTCAGCGAGTTCGGTACCGTGTATCGTTACGAGCGCTCCGGCGTGCTGCACGGGCTTACCCGCGTGCGCGGTTTTACCCAAGACGATGCGCATCTCTTTTGCACGCCCGATCAGTTACAGGGCGAATTCGAACAGACGCTCGACGAAGCGTTGCGTCTCATGCATGCCTTCGGATTTACGGATTTCGAGTATTTTCTTTCGACGCGCGAAGAGCGCTTGCGCGCGGACACCGATGCGATCGCCGAAGGCGCCATTCGGCGGGCTCTCGAGAGCCGGCAACTCGCATACGGCATCGACGAAGGCGGCGGCGCATTCTACGGCCCGAAACTCGATATCAACGTACGCGACGCGATCGGCCGCAAATGGCAACTCGGTACCGTGCAAGTCGATTTCGTGCTCCCGCAGCGCTTCGATTTAAAGTATCGCACCAGCGAAGGCACCGATCGGCCGCCGGTGATGATTCATCGCGCGCTCGCAGGTTCGATGGAGCGTTTTTTCGGCATCGTCGTCGAACATTTCGGGGGCGCGTTTCCGGCTTGGCTGGCGCCGGTGCAAGCGGTCCTCGCACCGATTAGCGA
The Candidatus Dormiibacterota bacterium genome window above contains:
- the thrS gene encoding threonine--tRNA ligase; its protein translation is MSIADHSHATSLPELRHTAAHVLAYAVQDIFPDAKPTIGPSIENGFYYDFDRSTPFTPEDLARIEQRMLEIIAANYEMTGQRVTRAEAIDRFADNPYKVELASDIPEGEPITLYTIGAFTDLCRGGHAHTTGEIAAVKLMSVAGAYWRGDEHNPMLQRIYGTAWNSRAELDAYLQQIEEAHKRDHRKLGVELDLFSIEEDAGGGLVFWHPKGAIVRGIIEQFIREGLRERGYQPVVTPHIVSEKLYEISGHLENYEQNMFGVLEVEEQRFRLKPMNCPGHILIYRSHPRSYRDLPVRFSEFGTVYRYERSGVLHGLTRVRGFTQDDAHLFCTPDQLQGEFEQTLDEALRLMHAFGFTDFEYFLSTREERLRADTDAIAEGAIRRALESRQLAYGIDEGGGAFYGPKLDINVRDAIGRKWQLGTVQVDFVLPQRFDLKYRTSEGTDRPPVMIHRALAGSMERFFGIVVEHFGGAFPAWLAPVQAVLAPISEHQTSYAHDVAKQLRSHGFRIEVDESNEKLGYKIRHWKTQKVPYILVVGKQEAADGSVNVNERGAGPADKRTISVAAFADELRAKIEAKA